One genomic window of bacterium includes the following:
- a CDS encoding type 1 glutamine amidotransferase: MAAIERLRFLLLQIRELGDPVIEEERDSFAEKAGLAVEQILLHNLLDGPPTHAEVRACDGLLVGGSGDYYVSKGHMPGFDELMRFFVQVADRGYPTFASCFGFQLLVQALGGQIVHDPANTELGTLELSLTEAGRDDPLMETLPPTFNAQLGHKDRAERLPPGFENLASGPRCEFQAFRVPNKPIWATQFHPELDGHTNRGRYLRYLEGYAEHLSPEERELALENYRDSYETEQLLKRFIELVFN; this comes from the coding sequence ATGGCCGCGATCGAGCGACTCCGCTTCCTGCTGCTTCAGATTCGCGAGCTCGGCGATCCGGTGATCGAGGAGGAGCGCGACTCCTTCGCCGAGAAGGCCGGTCTCGCCGTCGAGCAGATCCTGTTGCACAACCTCCTCGACGGTCCGCCCACTCACGCGGAGGTTCGGGCGTGTGACGGCCTGCTCGTGGGCGGCAGCGGCGATTACTACGTTTCCAAGGGTCATATGCCCGGCTTCGACGAGCTCATGCGGTTTTTCGTTCAAGTAGCCGATCGCGGCTACCCCACCTTCGCATCCTGCTTCGGCTTCCAGCTCCTGGTTCAGGCCCTCGGTGGGCAGATCGTGCATGACCCCGCCAACACCGAGCTCGGTACGCTGGAGCTTTCGCTGACCGAGGCCGGCCGCGACGATCCGCTCATGGAGACGCTTCCACCCACCTTCAACGCGCAGCTCGGGCACAAGGATCGCGCCGAGCGCCTGCCACCGGGATTCGAGAACCTCGCCAGCGGCCCGCGCTGCGAGTTCCAGGCCTTTCGGGTACCGAACAAGCCGATCTGGGCCACCCAGTTTCATCCCGAGCTGGACGGACATACCAACCGGGGCCGTTATCTGCGCTACCTCGAGGGCTACGCCGAGCACCTGAGCCCGGAGGAACGCGAGCTGGCGCTCGAGAACTACCGCGACAGCTACGAAACCGAGCAGTTGTTGAAGAGATTCATCGAGCTGGTCTTCAACTAG
- a CDS encoding carboxymuconolactone decarboxylase family protein, protein MAHLEPLPADTHGHLAASFATFERILGFVPNSLLTMQRCPEIVEGFGALTRSIMHDDAGVDLGFLRLAAHLSSRAAGCRYCEAHSLVAAQIHGVSKEKVDAIWDYKTSPLYSEAERAALDFAAASGAVPNAVDNEIMANLKAHWSENQIVRILAAVSLYGFLNRWNDSMATTLETAPKELADRALTPRGWDEGKHG, encoded by the coding sequence ATGGCCCATCTGGAACCTCTGCCCGCAGACACTCATGGACACCTGGCCGCTAGTTTCGCGACTTTCGAGCGAATCCTCGGCTTCGTGCCCAACAGCCTGCTCACCATGCAGCGCTGTCCCGAGATTGTCGAGGGCTTCGGCGCTCTGACCCGGTCGATCATGCACGACGACGCCGGCGTGGATCTCGGCTTTCTGCGCCTGGCGGCGCATCTCTCGAGCCGCGCCGCGGGCTGCCGCTACTGCGAGGCGCACTCACTTGTAGCCGCTCAGATTCACGGTGTCAGCAAGGAAAAAGTGGATGCCATCTGGGACTACAAGACTTCGCCGCTCTACTCCGAGGCCGAGCGCGCGGCGCTGGATTTCGCCGCCGCTTCCGGCGCCGTGCCCAACGCCGTCGATAACGAGATCATGGCGAACCTGAAAGCTCACTGGAGCGAGAACCAGATCGTGCGGATTCTCGCCGCGGTGAGCCTCTACGGGTTTCTCAACCGCTGGAACGACTCCATGGCGACCACGCTCGAGACGGCGCCGAAAGAGCTCGCCGACCGGGCGCTGACACCGCGCGGCTGGGACGAAGGCAAGCACGGGTAG